The following proteins are co-located in the Polystyrenella longa genome:
- a CDS encoding BON domain-containing protein, which translates to MGIYRKWVLTLGMMAAVPSVATAGDFGFLNNQSADQQAVSPRNNQQVAEEIGQALRGAKLNGFNIEIQYQDGVATLKGKIQSAKQKQTASKILQKIDGVERVDNQLEVIQSAAQTQKPAFRANGGQIQQTAATEADPIASNQKMAQKIANELGKSGLNGYDIEVRFQDGRAQLGGFVGSPQEARQAHIVASNVDGVHQVANGLRIKGEGQPIAQAGMPGGMQPGMGPMGPMGPGMAPGMPGGMPGMPGMQAGGPQINPASFQGSPQMMPIAPSQGQMPPSGAGAVYGSPNLPQHAWPAQAAYPNYAAIQYPKEYSASAFPYIGPFYPYPQVPLGWREVSLEWDDGYWKLDFDSKTDRWYWFLNPKNW; encoded by the coding sequence ATGGGCATTTATCGCAAGTGGGTTTTAACCCTGGGGATGATGGCGGCAGTCCCGTCCGTGGCTACCGCGGGTGACTTTGGCTTCCTGAACAATCAGTCTGCTGATCAGCAGGCCGTTTCACCGCGTAACAACCAGCAGGTCGCCGAGGAAATCGGTCAGGCTCTGCGGGGCGCCAAACTGAATGGATTCAATATTGAAATCCAATATCAGGACGGTGTAGCCACACTGAAAGGCAAAATTCAGAGTGCTAAACAAAAACAGACCGCATCGAAAATTCTGCAAAAAATCGATGGTGTTGAACGAGTCGACAACCAACTGGAAGTAATCCAGTCGGCTGCACAGACTCAGAAGCCAGCCTTCAGGGCCAATGGTGGTCAGATACAGCAAACTGCTGCAACCGAAGCTGATCCGATTGCTTCAAATCAGAAAATGGCTCAGAAGATTGCTAATGAGCTGGGCAAAAGTGGCTTGAATGGATACGACATTGAAGTTCGTTTCCAGGATGGTCGTGCTCAACTGGGTGGGTTCGTTGGAAGCCCTCAGGAAGCTCGTCAGGCTCACATTGTCGCCTCGAACGTCGATGGAGTTCATCAGGTCGCCAACGGCCTGAGAATCAAAGGCGAAGGTCAACCTATTGCACAAGCGGGAATGCCCGGTGGAATGCAACCTGGAATGGGTCCTATGGGACCAATGGGGCCTGGTATGGCTCCCGGAATGCCGGGTGGAATGCCTGGGATGCCCGGAATGCAAGCGGGCGGACCACAAATCAATCCTGCCAGCTTCCAGGGTTCTCCTCAGATGATGCCCATCGCACCATCTCAGGGACAGATGCCACCTTCGGGTGCAGGTGCTGTCTACGGTTCACCGAACCTGCCACAACACGCCTGGCCGGCACAGGCAGCGTATCCAAACTACGCCGCGATTCAGTATCCGAAAGAATACTCTGCGAGTGCCTTCCCTTACATCGGACCTTTCTACCCTTATCCACAAGTTCCACTGGGATGGCGTGAAGTCAGCCTGGAATGGGATGACGGATATTGGAAGCTCGACTTCGATTCGAAAACCGACCGCTGGTACTGGTTCCTGAATCCTAAAAACTGGTAG
- a CDS encoding ROK family protein — protein sequence MYLGIEIGGTKLQLGVGTGERAEFIDFVRLDIDASQGAQGILNQIQQAGKTLVEKHHIKRVGYGFGGPIDGVAGIVRISHQVEGWEQFPLAEWTQETLGVPAVVRNDCDSAALAECCFGAGQSKQHLFYITSGTGVGGGLVLNRQLVGADRPAIAEIGHLRPGLEATDAHQTVESMASGRGIETWLRGQLENGNILDDMGEARAEILLRAGNDPSQITGKTIAAAAGEGNPLALEALDRATKALGWAVAQVVSLIAPEVVVIGGGVSLMGVELFLDPVRRYANQYVFPQLRNQYEIVPAALGEDVVVYGAIALAANAQ from the coding sequence ATGTATCTCGGAATTGAAATTGGTGGAACGAAACTGCAACTGGGAGTCGGCACGGGCGAACGGGCCGAATTCATTGACTTCGTCCGGCTCGACATCGATGCCAGTCAGGGCGCCCAGGGAATTCTGAACCAAATTCAACAAGCGGGAAAAACACTCGTCGAGAAACATCATATCAAACGGGTCGGGTATGGCTTCGGCGGACCCATCGACGGTGTCGCTGGTATCGTCCGCATCAGTCATCAAGTCGAAGGCTGGGAACAATTTCCGCTGGCTGAATGGACTCAGGAAACATTGGGCGTTCCCGCTGTCGTGCGGAATGATTGCGATTCCGCTGCTCTTGCCGAATGCTGTTTCGGAGCAGGGCAGTCGAAACAACATCTGTTTTATATCACTTCTGGAACAGGAGTCGGTGGCGGACTCGTCCTGAACCGGCAACTCGTCGGTGCAGATCGTCCGGCCATTGCCGAGATTGGACATTTACGCCCGGGACTGGAAGCCACCGATGCTCATCAGACAGTAGAATCGATGGCAAGTGGACGAGGAATCGAAACCTGGCTGCGCGGACAACTTGAGAATGGCAACATTCTCGATGATATGGGAGAAGCACGTGCAGAAATATTGCTTCGGGCCGGTAATGATCCCAGCCAGATCACCGGCAAAACGATTGCCGCCGCCGCTGGCGAAGGAAATCCTCTCGCTCTGGAAGCACTCGACCGCGCCACTAAAGCACTCGGTTGGGCCGTCGCTCAGGTGGTTTCTTTAATCGCCCCTGAGGTCGTCGTTATCGGCGGTGGCGTTTCACTCATGGGAGTCGAACTCTTCCTTGACCCTGTCCGCCGTTACGCCAACCAATACGTCTTTCCGCAACTTCGTAACCAATACGAAATTGTTCCCGCTGCTCTGGGAGAGGACGTCGTCGTTTATGGTGCCATCGCTCTGGCGGCCAACGCTCAATAG
- a CDS encoding endonuclease V produces the protein MVELPDLAVWIRHLLRQIPMGKVMTYGQVARLMGNITAARYIGEYARRHDHTNECPCHRLVRQTGELGLYVSGETREKETRLRAEGVIFKGDHVDLKQSGWQPDGDLFNSPLTELHEYQESICRAVKTSPLTGPIKLIAGVDLAYPKKGIGQAACVILNARTLKVEHELIQRSSISFPYISGYLAFRELPLLLSIWEELVRQNIEPDLIFVDGNGQLHPRKAGIASCLGVEINKPTIGIGKSLLCGSVPKGDETERPVLFQNETIGMAITSRRSQKPYYVSVGHRLTLAEAVDWTHRAGKQKKHRLPEPIFLADRLSRQ, from the coding sequence ATGGTAGAACTCCCTGACCTGGCCGTTTGGATTCGACATCTGCTCCGGCAGATCCCCATGGGCAAGGTCATGACGTACGGTCAAGTCGCCCGCCTGATGGGAAACATCACCGCCGCACGCTACATCGGCGAATACGCCCGTCGCCACGATCATACCAACGAGTGCCCCTGTCACCGATTGGTGCGGCAGACTGGAGAACTTGGCCTGTATGTCAGCGGCGAGACACGAGAAAAAGAAACTCGTCTTCGCGCAGAAGGGGTTATCTTCAAAGGAGACCATGTCGACTTGAAACAATCAGGCTGGCAACCCGATGGAGACCTGTTCAATAGCCCGCTGACCGAACTTCATGAATACCAGGAATCGATCTGCCGGGCAGTCAAAACAAGTCCGTTAACGGGGCCAATCAAACTCATTGCCGGAGTCGACCTCGCCTATCCGAAAAAGGGAATTGGACAGGCGGCCTGCGTGATTCTGAATGCCAGGACACTCAAAGTGGAGCATGAACTGATTCAACGCTCGTCCATTTCCTTTCCCTACATTTCCGGGTATCTTGCGTTTCGGGAATTGCCACTGTTACTCTCGATATGGGAAGAACTTGTCCGGCAGAATATCGAACCCGACCTGATCTTCGTCGACGGTAATGGACAACTTCATCCCCGTAAGGCGGGCATTGCGAGCTGCCTCGGTGTGGAGATCAACAAGCCAACGATCGGGATTGGCAAATCGCTGTTATGTGGTTCTGTTCCCAAAGGAGACGAGACCGAAAGGCCTGTCCTCTTCCAGAACGAGACCATCGGCATGGCGATTACATCGCGTCGCAGCCAAAAACCGTATTACGTTTCGGTCGGACATCGACTCACATTAGCAGAAGCGGTCGACTGGACACACCGGGCCGGAAAACAGAAAAAGCATCGACTTCCCGAACCCATTTTTCTGGCCGACAGACTAAGTCGTCAGTAG
- a CDS encoding ExbD/TolR family protein, translated as MRIRTSQQESLKQGPQMAPMIDIVFQLLIFFLLTLKIVEPEGEFQINMPINQPPRQSSEIALPAIKVRLIANEDGSLNSIQFGERNLGSGDDVFKRLNQVILQTVGGDQAGGANAADTEVEIDADYNLDYSYTIRAVSACTGAIDPVTNQPVRYVEKIKFTPPKRPAGAAPQL; from the coding sequence ATGCGTATCCGAACTTCTCAACAGGAATCGCTGAAGCAGGGGCCTCAAATGGCGCCGATGATCGACATTGTCTTTCAGCTGCTGATCTTCTTCCTGCTAACGCTCAAAATTGTTGAGCCGGAAGGGGAGTTTCAGATCAACATGCCGATCAACCAACCGCCCAGGCAAAGCTCTGAAATCGCCCTCCCTGCAATTAAAGTCCGGTTGATCGCCAACGAAGATGGCTCACTCAACTCCATTCAATTCGGCGAGCGAAATCTGGGGAGCGGCGACGATGTCTTCAAACGGTTGAATCAAGTCATCCTGCAGACGGTCGGAGGAGACCAGGCAGGTGGAGCCAATGCGGCCGACACAGAAGTCGAGATCGATGCCGATTACAACCTAGATTACTCCTACACCATTCGGGCCGTCTCCGCCTGTACCGGTGCCATCGATCCCGTCACAAACCAGCCGGTTCGATATGTCGAGAAAATCAAATTCACCCCGCCCAAAAGACCCGCAGGCGCAGCCCCCCAACTCTGA
- a CDS encoding ExbD/TolR family protein, translated as MRIKSTKNSVREVDMTPMIDIVFQLIAFFMVINNFEQNQVDERVKLPRDQLARPREDVAEDNIVLNIGYIRNLEGVITSEPLVFYLGEQTPLLEFGPLLQKEARVLRGLKREAGDVTIEIRADGEIETGQIQEVIRMAQDAGFQKYTLKATQGDQN; from the coding sequence ATGCGGATCAAATCGACAAAAAACTCTGTTCGTGAAGTCGACATGACGCCCATGATCGACATCGTTTTTCAGTTGATTGCCTTCTTCATGGTGATCAACAACTTTGAACAGAATCAGGTCGACGAACGCGTCAAACTCCCTCGCGATCAACTCGCCCGCCCCCGAGAGGATGTCGCAGAAGACAACATCGTCTTGAACATCGGATACATTCGAAATCTTGAAGGGGTCATCACCTCCGAACCACTCGTCTTTTATCTGGGCGAACAAACACCACTTCTGGAGTTCGGACCGTTATTACAAAAAGAAGCCCGTGTCCTCCGCGGACTCAAGCGGGAAGCGGGCGACGTGACGATCGAAATCCGAGCCGATGGTGAAATTGAAACCGGCCAGATTCAAGAAGTCATTCGGATGGCGCAAGACGCCGGTTTCCAGAAGTACACATTAAAAGCAACACAGGGCGATCAGAATTAA
- a CDS encoding MotA/TolQ/ExbB proton channel family protein, translating to MIPSVKHSSRPSWIGFCWTMLCAAVLLLPLSAYAQPADDGDAGANVSAPPVANAAAADTANETRPQESYLSWMVRSSGLFGLLLLLLSFVMVAVITMNALQVRRSVLMPPDFIEEFEELLNAKKYQDAYALAREDDSFLGRVLAAGLSRINKGYNESVSAMQEAGEDEAMGLEHKLSYLALIGQIAPMIGLMGTVYGMINSFRVIASLTTQPKPYEIADGISTALFTTLEGLGVAIPAMIAYSLIHNNLQRYVLEVGMLSEGFMNRFSSMGKAGTANPKG from the coding sequence ATGATTCCATCAGTGAAGCATTCCTCCCGTCCCAGCTGGATCGGGTTCTGCTGGACAATGCTCTGCGCTGCCGTCCTGCTGTTGCCACTTTCCGCGTATGCCCAACCGGCTGATGATGGCGACGCCGGAGCAAACGTTTCCGCACCACCAGTTGCGAACGCCGCCGCTGCCGATACCGCCAATGAAACCCGTCCCCAGGAAAGTTACCTCAGTTGGATGGTCCGTTCTTCCGGTTTGTTCGGGCTGTTGTTACTGCTGCTCTCTTTCGTCATGGTGGCCGTCATTACCATGAACGCACTGCAAGTACGGCGATCCGTCCTGATGCCTCCCGACTTCATCGAAGAGTTTGAAGAACTACTGAACGCCAAAAAATATCAGGACGCCTACGCACTCGCCCGTGAAGACGATTCGTTTCTGGGCCGAGTTCTAGCCGCCGGCTTGAGCCGCATCAACAAAGGGTACAACGAATCGGTTTCCGCCATGCAGGAAGCGGGCGAAGATGAAGCCATGGGACTGGAACATAAACTGAGCTACCTCGCCCTGATCGGACAGATTGCTCCGATGATTGGACTGATGGGAACCGTCTACGGGATGATTAATTCCTTCCGCGTGATCGCCAGCCTGACGACACAACCCAAACCGTATGAAATTGCCGATGGGATTTCGACCGCTCTCTTCACGACGCTGGAAGGGCTGGGAGTCGCGATTCCAGCCATGATCGCCTACAGCCTGATTCACAATAACCTGCAACGGTATGTGCTTGAAGTGGGCATGCTGAGCGAAGGATTTATGAATCGCTTCTCCAGCATGGGCAAAGCCGGCACCGCGAACCCCAAAGGATAA
- a CDS encoding tetratricopeptide repeat protein yields MKHITPVIRSLNAPRFTWAFSLIVLSCLNVSAQDRITRSGGDKPILGKIKEMTNEVITIETKRDGVVKVTPNQIEEIKWDDEPARFSAGRSLEEKGYFPRAFEAYEEALADLDAGLPMIKTDIEYHLLHLKANMAMSGATLPNNQTSDQLITEFKTFLDQHKNSYVYYPGLMILGKLAHQQGKPEALDYFVELQKTPWNDYQILGFTAQGHQQLAAGEIDTALATFEKALAIPSVGKADELARAEAILGKAATLVAQNKTVEALPMIEQLIENSPDSAPGTQARIYLTQGKLFQQLGRNEEAVVSLLHVDILYPQSAPEHAEALYHLTKLWAALGQPDRAATTIGQLNNDYPDSRWTAELNKN; encoded by the coding sequence ATGAAACACATCACTCCTGTAATTCGTTCGTTGAACGCCCCTCGGTTTACGTGGGCATTCTCGCTGATCGTTTTGTCATGTCTCAACGTTTCCGCGCAGGATCGGATTACACGGAGCGGAGGCGACAAACCGATTCTGGGAAAGATCAAAGAGATGACCAACGAGGTGATCACGATCGAAACCAAACGGGACGGCGTGGTTAAAGTGACTCCGAATCAAATTGAAGAAATTAAATGGGATGATGAACCGGCCCGTTTTTCTGCCGGTCGTAGCCTTGAAGAGAAGGGTTACTTTCCCCGCGCTTTTGAAGCGTATGAAGAAGCGCTGGCCGATCTTGATGCTGGACTGCCCATGATCAAGACCGACATCGAATATCATCTCCTCCATCTGAAGGCGAACATGGCGATGTCGGGCGCCACTTTGCCCAATAACCAGACCTCCGATCAATTGATCACCGAGTTCAAAACATTTCTGGATCAACATAAGAACTCGTATGTTTATTATCCGGGACTGATGATCCTGGGGAAACTGGCACATCAACAGGGTAAACCAGAGGCGCTTGATTACTTTGTCGAATTGCAAAAAACCCCATGGAACGATTACCAGATTCTCGGATTCACTGCCCAGGGGCATCAACAACTGGCGGCGGGGGAGATCGACACGGCACTGGCCACATTTGAAAAGGCATTGGCGATTCCCTCAGTCGGAAAGGCCGATGAACTGGCTCGCGCAGAAGCAATATTAGGAAAAGCCGCTACCTTGGTTGCGCAGAATAAAACTGTAGAAGCACTCCCGATGATCGAACAATTGATTGAAAACTCTCCCGACAGTGCGCCGGGAACACAGGCACGTATTTATCTCACACAGGGAAAATTATTCCAGCAACTCGGTCGTAATGAAGAGGCGGTCGTTTCCTTATTACATGTCGACATTCTGTATCCTCAATCGGCTCCTGAACATGCCGAAGCGTTATATCATCTAACCAAACTCTGGGCGGCGTTAGGGCAACCTGACCGAGCCGCCACCACAATCGGTCAGCTCAATAATGATTACCCCGACAGCCGCTGGACGGCGGAATTGAATAAGAACTGA
- a CDS encoding tetratricopeptide repeat protein, translating to MNRQLVRILPGLIAFAGLLCASLLCEPSLMAQEQTLRFLDGLREREYYDTALFYLEQEQQRPNLDPKLAARLQYEQAALLLESASQIRNPDSRQQRLNEAAEALAAFVKEHPDHPQIGSANRELAKVHLNNARVALWEADSTDDAQEQRELRQKTRREIELAREIFRKALPQLTAEYAKFPPHVDPDDNETEYREKKQLEQSIINSRLELAKCTYEEAQSYPEGSAEFRERLTRAIDEFELLHFEYRNQTGGHYARLWQGKCYEELNELTKALGIYTQILSQPQSSSAVERLQDLAEEFRLICLNHSDQAGYEQVIQEANYWISNARKRRYSAAGLGILWQRAVAYEKLALTQPEGSSRRNNFRQALNDAEEVQRFPGRHKGLAMQLARRLSQQIRGEENAPEDFASALDRAQQLMNQLQDIKADRDEAAGGDSEKQTETKQIYEDHLARTDTALQVADDLRDNQAKPKQLAQLFYYRAYIDYLNESSYSAAVRAEYVAHQFAAIDSEMAQRAALLSTASFAQALNNSTEQGRAANIRMMEQAAQYALSVWPNSDMAANCCQLMGQALTGQKQFQQAADWYSRTPPDSNRAPHNRVLAGQSMWQAFLQSRKGNAGPPPSEEEQEQLTAAEAALQEGVQLLEKFSSSPPLEMITGKATLAEIYSRQNQDARTIELLTAEPAPVTGAIEDVLTGESNLPLSSTFSASVYRLLLKAYVGTRDIDQALQTMQRVEELSQQNAKSSTMGIYVQLGKELERELNELEAAGEQQQTAEMRQNFKQFLEGLYERQEGQSFSSLFWVAETYNSLASSLDDTSSTEAVDYFERARSAYQTILQRDEENPDFITDEQKTGIDLRLASALGDLQQFDAALASLQEVVQANPNSLVAQYEAASLLQAKGMSPEAGAKEALSQAIQGTDLYWGWNNIGRRLQQMKTTGNLTEDLQEQYYESRLNSVLCRQRLAELSNEPAEKQKLLASAEQEIVTFFSISGSIPDEWYHQFNDQYSQVRSAQQKTAESIAERLQLADAPGMENAASGNIVPGDRASTSLEQTEKKSSFSPELLIGIVVGLGALLFLVILFFGTRKGSRKRKRRDYKASSQETPTLSNGSSSPKASRPRADRTTSSRTSTTSRPKQRRNRTEP from the coding sequence ATGAATCGTCAACTTGTTCGTATTTTGCCCGGTCTGATTGCATTCGCTGGCCTGCTGTGCGCTAGCCTGCTGTGCGAGCCTTCGTTGATGGCACAGGAGCAGACCCTCCGCTTTCTGGACGGCTTGCGCGAACGGGAATACTACGACACCGCCTTGTTCTATCTGGAACAAGAACAGCAACGCCCCAATCTCGATCCCAAACTGGCCGCGCGTTTGCAGTATGAACAGGCTGCACTACTTCTGGAATCAGCCAGCCAGATTCGCAACCCCGACAGCCGACAACAACGACTGAACGAAGCCGCCGAAGCCCTTGCCGCCTTTGTCAAAGAGCATCCCGATCATCCTCAGATTGGTTCCGCGAACCGAGAGCTGGCTAAAGTCCATTTAAACAACGCCCGCGTTGCGTTATGGGAAGCAGACTCCACCGACGACGCTCAGGAACAGCGGGAGCTTCGTCAAAAAACGCGAAGAGAAATCGAACTGGCCCGAGAGATTTTCCGAAAGGCACTGCCTCAACTGACCGCCGAGTACGCGAAGTTTCCGCCACATGTCGATCCGGATGATAATGAAACAGAGTACCGGGAAAAGAAACAACTCGAACAGAGTATCATCAACAGTCGACTTGAATTGGCGAAGTGTACTTACGAAGAAGCGCAATCCTATCCCGAAGGTTCTGCCGAGTTTCGCGAACGGCTCACCCGGGCGATTGATGAATTCGAATTGTTGCACTTCGAGTACCGAAATCAAACCGGCGGCCACTACGCGCGACTCTGGCAGGGTAAATGTTACGAAGAGTTGAACGAACTAACCAAAGCACTCGGCATTTACACTCAAATACTATCGCAACCCCAATCCTCTTCGGCGGTAGAGCGACTTCAAGATCTCGCCGAAGAATTTCGCCTGATCTGTTTGAATCATTCCGATCAAGCCGGGTACGAGCAAGTCATCCAGGAAGCCAACTATTGGATCAGCAATGCCCGTAAGCGACGTTATTCCGCAGCGGGCCTCGGTATCCTGTGGCAACGGGCGGTCGCTTACGAAAAACTGGCACTCACCCAACCGGAAGGCAGTTCTCGACGTAACAATTTCCGTCAGGCCCTGAACGATGCCGAAGAAGTCCAGCGTTTTCCCGGACGACACAAAGGCCTCGCGATGCAACTGGCACGCAGGCTGAGCCAGCAGATTCGAGGAGAAGAAAACGCACCCGAAGACTTCGCTTCGGCTCTTGATCGGGCGCAGCAGTTGATGAATCAGCTGCAGGATATCAAAGCGGATCGAGACGAAGCAGCAGGTGGTGATTCAGAAAAGCAAACGGAAACCAAACAGATCTACGAAGACCATCTGGCAAGAACTGATACCGCTCTACAAGTCGCGGACGACCTGCGTGACAATCAGGCGAAACCCAAACAGCTTGCCCAGTTATTCTACTATCGGGCTTACATCGATTACCTGAACGAAAGCAGTTACTCTGCCGCAGTCCGTGCCGAGTATGTCGCCCATCAGTTCGCCGCGATTGATTCCGAAATGGCGCAGCGAGCGGCCCTCCTTTCCACGGCCAGTTTCGCGCAAGCACTTAACAACTCAACCGAGCAGGGACGCGCCGCCAACATTCGCATGATGGAACAAGCGGCCCAGTACGCGTTGTCCGTCTGGCCCAATAGCGATATGGCGGCCAACTGCTGCCAACTAATGGGGCAAGCTCTGACCGGCCAGAAACAGTTCCAACAAGCGGCTGACTGGTATTCCCGCACACCGCCCGACAGTAATCGCGCCCCTCACAATCGAGTCCTCGCCGGACAGTCTATGTGGCAGGCCTTTCTTCAATCTCGTAAAGGAAATGCTGGCCCCCCCCCCTCAGAGGAAGAACAGGAACAATTGACCGCCGCCGAAGCCGCTCTACAGGAAGGAGTTCAACTACTGGAAAAGTTCTCGTCGTCACCTCCCCTGGAAATGATCACCGGAAAAGCAACGCTCGCCGAAATCTATTCCCGCCAGAACCAAGACGCGCGAACCATCGAACTGCTTACCGCGGAACCGGCCCCCGTCACCGGTGCGATAGAAGACGTTCTCACGGGCGAAAGCAATCTTCCGCTGTCGAGCACCTTTTCTGCATCAGTCTATCGTCTGTTACTTAAAGCATATGTCGGTACACGAGATATCGATCAGGCCTTGCAGACGATGCAACGCGTCGAAGAACTGAGCCAGCAAAACGCCAAGTCGTCGACGATGGGAATCTACGTCCAGCTGGGTAAAGAACTGGAACGAGAACTCAACGAACTGGAAGCGGCAGGCGAACAACAGCAAACGGCAGAGATGCGTCAGAATTTCAAACAGTTCCTCGAAGGATTATATGAACGGCAGGAAGGCCAATCGTTTTCGTCGCTGTTCTGGGTCGCCGAAACCTACAACAGTCTGGCGAGCAGTTTGGATGACACCAGTTCAACGGAAGCGGTCGACTATTTCGAACGGGCGCGGTCGGCTTATCAAACCATCCTGCAACGAGACGAAGAAAATCCTGACTTCATCACCGACGAACAAAAAACGGGCATTGATCTTCGCCTGGCTTCGGCCTTAGGAGATCTGCAGCAGTTCGATGCCGCACTGGCTTCCTTGCAGGAAGTCGTACAGGCGAACCCGAATTCGCTGGTGGCTCAGTACGAAGCCGCCAGCTTATTGCAGGCCAAGGGAATGAGCCCGGAGGCGGGTGCGAAAGAGGCTCTCAGTCAGGCGATTCAGGGAACGGATCTCTACTGGGGTTGGAATAATATCGGACGCCGGTTACAGCAAATGAAAACCACCGGAAACCTTACAGAGGATCTTCAGGAACAATATTACGAATCTCGATTGAACTCCGTTCTCTGCCGCCAGCGACTGGCAGAGTTATCCAATGAACCCGCTGAAAAGCAGAAATTGCTCGCGTCCGCTGAACAGGAAATTGTCACCTTCTTCAGTATCAGCGGTTCCATTCCGGATGAGTGGTACCATCAATTCAACGATCAGTATTCCCAGGTTCGCTCCGCCCAACAGAAAACGGCTGAATCAATCGCCGAAAGATTGCAACTGGCCGACGCCCCCGGTATGGAGAATGCCGCGTCGGGTAATATTGTCCCTGGCGACCGTGCATCAACCTCTCTTGAGCAAACAGAGAAGAAAAGTTCATTTTCTCCCGAGTTGCTGATTGGCATTGTCGTCGGCCTTGGGGCATTGCTCTTTCTCGTTATCCTGTTCTTCGGGACGCGCAAAGGTTCCCGTAAGAGAAAACGGAGAGACTACAAAGCGAGCTCTCAGGAAACACCTACTTTGTCGAACGGATCTTCAAGCCCCAAAGCATCTCGACCTCGTGCCGACCGCACCACATCTTCGCGGACGTCTACAACTTCTCGACCCAAACAACGTCGAAATCGAACAGAGCCATGA
- a CDS encoding sulfite exporter TauE/SafE family protein, whose protein sequence is MRFRTPDKKSPWMSQKEQLRLVMLCVALVLVVLAMQRASEPESWGWLIPSEQPENLEQDSDQVVITLTGETVPEGSDPANSQVQLTTELPPLLTGDERAAIEDDYLGLKKNEEPLFQHAVQRLAETNRGVLQLNADRSGAYQVWMAETDAWRGKLIEFEGTAKRIIAREDQSNEGVDRLYDLWVVTPGSGSMPLHVVTAGLPSECPTGDGLNTPLNLIGTLFKREGYAAEGGLRTTLLIAAAPPTLVGAASTVRPPKRLVPLMGAMAIVLSLFILYSLWNTFRAITKSAVHPSLQSSDDPDPDFSLIEAEDLDQENTAQIDLQNMESQEVESNSVEFPNEDNSEQQLGQ, encoded by the coding sequence ATGCGATTTCGAACCCCCGATAAAAAGTCTCCCTGGATGAGTCAGAAGGAACAACTCCGACTGGTTATGCTGTGCGTTGCGCTGGTTTTGGTCGTACTGGCAATGCAGCGTGCGTCGGAACCGGAGTCCTGGGGCTGGTTGATTCCTTCTGAACAGCCTGAGAATCTGGAGCAGGATTCTGATCAGGTGGTGATCACCCTGACAGGCGAAACTGTCCCCGAAGGCTCCGATCCAGCCAACTCGCAAGTCCAACTGACGACCGAACTCCCTCCCCTGTTGACCGGCGACGAACGGGCGGCGATTGAAGACGATTACCTGGGGCTTAAGAAAAATGAAGAACCGCTGTTCCAGCATGCTGTCCAGAGACTAGCCGAAACGAATCGAGGAGTGCTCCAGCTGAATGCAGATCGATCTGGGGCCTACCAGGTCTGGATGGCCGAAACAGATGCCTGGCGTGGAAAACTAATTGAGTTCGAAGGGACCGCGAAACGAATTATTGCACGAGAAGATCAATCGAATGAAGGTGTAGATCGGCTCTATGATCTATGGGTGGTGACTCCGGGGTCGGGATCAATGCCGTTGCACGTGGTGACGGCTGGATTACCCAGCGAATGCCCCACGGGCGATGGATTGAATACCCCTTTGAATCTGATTGGCACCCTCTTTAAGCGAGAGGGTTACGCAGCCGAAGGAGGATTGCGGACGACCTTGTTAATTGCCGCTGCGCCACCGACGTTGGTGGGGGCTGCCTCTACGGTCCGTCCGCCCAAACGGCTCGTACCCCTGATGGGGGCGATGGCGATCGTACTAAGTCTCTTCATTTTGTATTCGCTGTGGAACACATTTCGGGCCATAACCAAATCAGCGGTGCATCCTTCGCTTCAGTCGTCCGATGACCCTGATCCTGATTTTTCACTGATAGAAGCGGAGGACCTCGATCAGGAAAATACGGCTCAGATCGATTTGCAAAATATGGAATCGCAAGAGGTCGAATCTAATAGCGTTGAGTTTCCAAACGAAGATAATTCAGAGCAGCAATTGGGGCAGTAA